In the genome of Quercus robur chromosome 3, dhQueRobu3.1, whole genome shotgun sequence, one region contains:
- the LOC126719690 gene encoding uncharacterized protein LOC126719690, whose protein sequence is MRRFNPKWFKEYESWLEYSIEKDAVYCLYCYLFRQDVGMQSRGDSFVTKGFNSWNKKEKLDLHVGGVNSAHNQALKSGENLMKQNQHIQSVFVKQSNQDKIEYRTQLNAIIDCIRFLLHQGLAFCGHDESDDSSDKGNFLELLQFLADHNDVINDVLQKTPKNSKLTHPDIQKDIVNAVAYKTTDAIIEDLGNGFFSILVDESRDISIKEQMAVVLRYVDKKGIVTERFLGIVHVANTSALSLKAAIEFLFSKYALSLSRLRGQGYDGASNMQGALNLGELESGPGLNQETSLKRAGDTRWGSHYRTILNLILMFSSIVDVLEMIEKDSLLSEQRVEAQSILSKHDISILNMEEIFVVGVRPRCNAPQITNLHHYRVDLFFEVIDLQLQELNNRFSEVTTELLLCMACLNLSDSFLAFDIQKLTRLAKFYPSDFSETDVLALDNQLQTYIVDMHSNDELLELKGIGDLARKMVETNKDVIYPVERSFSVIKYIKNELHNRMGDQWLNDCLTVYIEKDIACRIDNEFVMQWFQNMKPRRRQL, encoded by the exons ATGCGTCGATTTAATCCTAAATGGTTTAAAGAGTATGAAAGTTGGTTGGAATATAGTATTGAAAAGGATGCTGTatattgtttatattgttaccTATTTAGACAAGATGTTGGTATGCAATCTAGAGGTGACAGTTTTGTGACAAAGGGATTCAATAGTtggaataagaaagaaaagctaGACCTACATGTTGGAGGTGTTAATAGTGCCCATAACCAAGCTCTTAAGAGTGGTGAAAATCTAATGAAGCAAAATCAACACATTCAAAGTGTTTTTGTTAAGCAGTCAAATCAAGATAAAATTGAATATCGGACTCAATTAAATGCAATAATTGATTGCATAAGATTCCTTTTACATCAGGGGTTAGCATTTTGTGGTCATGATGAATCTGATGATTCAAGTgataaaggaaattttcttgAGCTTTTACAATTTTTGGCAGATCATAATGATGTTATTAATGACGTGTTGCAGAAAACTCCAAAAAACAGCAAGCTAACCCATCCTGATATTCAAAAAGATATTGTGAATGCAGTTGCATATAAAACTACCGATGCCATCATCGAAGATCTTGGCAATGGgttcttttcaattttagttgATGAGTCCCGTGATATCTCAATAAAAGAACAAATGGCTGTTGTTTTGCGTTATGTGGACAAAAAGGGAATTGTTACAGAGCGATTTCTTGGTATTGTACATGTAGCAAATACCTCTGCTTTGTCTCTAAAAGCTgcaattgaatttttattcaGTAAATATGCATTGAGTTTATCAAGACTACGTGGGCAAGGTTATGATGGGGCCAGTAACATGCAAG GAGCATTAAACTTGGGTGAACTTGAAAGTGGGCCAGGTTTGAACCAAGAGACAAGTCTTAAACGTGCTGGTGATACACGTTGGGGATCACATTATAGGACAATCCTCAACCTGATTTTGATGTTCTCTTCCATAGTTGATGTGCTTGAGATGATTGAAAAGGATAGCCTACTCTCGGAGCAAAGAGTTGAAGCTCAATCTATTTTAAG CAAGCATGATATTTCTATCTTGAACATGGAAGAAATATTTGTAGTTGGTGTGAGGCCACGATGCAACGCCCcacaaattacaaatttacatcaCTATCGTGTTGATCTATTCTTTGAAGTCATAGATCTGCAACTTCAAGAGCTTAATAATCGTTTTTCAGAGGTGACTACTGAGTTGCTACTTTGTATGGCTTGCTTGAATCTAAGTGATTCATTTTTGGCTTTTGATATACAAAAATTGACCCGTCTTGCAAAGTTTTATCCATCTGATTTTTCTGAGACAGATGTATTGGCACTTGATAATCAACTTCAGACTTACATTGTTGATATGCACTCCAATGATGAGCTTTTAGAGCTTAAAGGAATTGGGGACCTTGCTAGAAAGATGGTGGAGACAAATAAGGATGTTATATATCCAGTGGAAAGAAGTTTTTCagtaataaaatatatcaagaatgaattgCACAATCGAATGGGGGATCAGTGGTTGAATGATTGTTTGACTGTGTACATTGAAAAAGATATAGCTTGTAGGATTGATAATGAATTTGTTATGCAAtggtttcaaaatatgaaacctCGTAGAAGACAATTatag